The region ATTCGGCGGCGCTCGTCGCGGCGGCTTTGCGGGCCGGCGAATTGCAGATCTGGACAGACGTGACCGGTGTGATGACCTGCGACCCGCGTATTTGCAGTGAGGCTCGTACAATTCCCGTTCTCTCTTACGAAGAAGCGGCCGAGCTTGCGTATTTCGGAGCCAAAGTTTTGCACCCGAAAACGATCAAACCGGCGGTCGATAATTCGATCCCTGTTCGCGTTTGTAATACGTTCGAGCCGGATGCGGTTGGCACGATGGTGCTTGCCGATTCTGACGAAGCTCCGAACAAGATCAAGTCGATCGCCCACAAGAAAAAGATCACGATCCTGCGCATCACTTCGGCACGAAAACTCGGCAGCTATGGTTTTATGAGCGCGCTGTTTCAGGTGTTTGAACGATACCGAACTGTCATCGACGTTATTTCCACTTCGGAAGTCTCGGTCGCCCTGACGCTTGACAACACCGCCTCGCTCGAACAGATCGTCACCGAACTCGAACGCCTCGGCGATGTCGAGGTCGAAGCCGGTTACGGCGTTATCTGTGTCGTCGGCGAAGGCCTGCGAGCAAAGACCGGCCTCGCATCGAGTGTTTTTTCAACGATCAACGACGTTAATGTCGCCCTCATCTCACACGGCGCCTCGAGCGTGAATTTAACGTTTGTTGTGAAGGAAGAATATGTTGCGGATGTAATAGGAAGGCTTCACAAAGAGTTCTTTTAGTTTTCTTTGTTTTCTCAGTGCCTTTGTGGTGAAAATTCTTATGGATCTTTTCGAACTGACAAAATCTCTCATGAATATTCCGTCCGTTTCCGGCGATGAGGAAATGGTCGGATTCTATCTTCGCGACTATCTCGAATCGCTTGGCTGGACGGTTGAGCTGCAGGCGGTTTCGGAAAAGCAGAGCAATGTCATTGCTTATTTGAACGATACGCCGCGAGTTTGGCTTTCGACGCATATGGACACGGTGCCGCCGTTTATTGCTCCGACTGAAGACGATGAGAAAATATACGGGCGAGGTTCATGTGATGCGAAGGGGATAATTGCCGCGCAGATTGTCGCGGCTGAGGAGTTAAGGCGGCAAGGGATCGAAGATATTGGGCTGCTTTATACCGTTGAAGAAGAAAGAGCTTCAACCGGTGCTAAGGTCGCTAATGACCATCCGATGGCCGCGAAATGCGAATATCTGATAAACGGCGAGCCGACCGATAATGACCTGGCAATCGGTTCAAAAGGAGCGTTTCGCGCAAAGATCAAGACGCAAGGAAAAGCTGCACATTCGGCTTATCCTGAACAGGGGGATTCAGCGATAGAGAAACTGCTTGATATTTTAGAGGACGTTCGGCATACGAAATTTCCGCACGACGATTTCTTTGGCGAGACGACATGTAACATCGCAACACTCGACGGCGGCGTCGCACTCAATGTCATTCCGCCAACCGCCGAGACAGGTTTGCTAATTCGCTTGACGACGCCGATGGAACCGATCCGCGACGCTTTGACAAGCCTCATACGCGGACGCGGTGAACTTGAAGTATTGTCATACAGCTTGCCGGTCAGGATGCTCCAAGTTGATGGATTTAAGCAAAAGGTCGTGCGGTTCACGACCGACATTCCGCATTTGGGCAATTGGGGCCAACCGCTGCTGCTTGGCCCGGGCTCGATCCTTGTTGCGCATACAAAGGATGAGTTTGTGCTAAAAAAAGGTTTGGAAGAAGCTGTTGGGTTGTATGTCGAATTGGCAAAAAGATTACTCACCACAAAGTCACAGAGAGCACAGAGTTAATACTATTATCTTCTCTGTGTTCTCCGTGGCTCTATGGTGAAATAAAACTTATGAAGATTGCACTTATCGGTTACGGCGCGATGGGAAAGCTCATCCGAGCTCTTGCCGAGGAGAAAGGACACGAGATCGCTGTCGTTATTGATGACACGGACGCTAGTTTGTCGGCGGCAGAATTGGGCGAGAAGTTGAAGTGCTCCGATGTGGCGATAGATTTCACAACGGCTGGGGCCGTTCGGCGAAATGTCGAGGCTTGCGTGGCTGCGGGCGTGCGGCTCGTAGAAGGAACAACCGGGTGGAACGCACAGCGGGCCGAGATCGAACAAATCGTCCACGGTGGCGACGGTGCGTTTGTTTTTGGTGCTAATTTTTCCATCGGCGTGAATATTTTTTATCGTATCGCCGATCTTGCAGCCGAACTTTTTGCTAAATTTCCCGAATACGAAACCTTTATAGAGGAGCAGCATCATTCACGCAAACTTGATAGCCCGAGCGGCACGGCTCTGAAACTCAAAGAGATTCTTGCCGAACATATCAAGAAAGACATCAGTATTTCTACGACACGGGCCGGTAGCATTCCTGGAACACATAGTGTCGGTTTCGACGGCCTCGCCGATCAGATATTGCTCGAACACACGGCACGCTCACGTGAAGGATTTGCGTCGGGAGCGTTGCTTGCGGCGGAGTGGATCGTCGGGAAAAAGGGTTTTTATGAATTCACCGATGTTATGGACGAGATCGTTGGAAAATGAAACCGCGCGTAAAGATCTGCTGTATCGCCAATGAACAAGAGGCTGCCGATGCTATCTCATTTGGTGCATCTGCAATCGGCCTCGTCGGCAAAATGCCTTCGGGACCAGGGCCGATTGCGGATGAAGAAATCTATGCGATCGCCCGAACAGTGCCGCCGCCGGTAGCGACATTTTTGCTGACGAGCCAGCAAACTGCACAGGGTATCATCGATCATCATCACCGCACTAAAACCAACACTATCCAGATCGTTGACGAGCTGCACGGACGTGATTACAAGGTAGTTCGTGACGCGTTGCCGCATATAAAGCTGGTACAGGTCATTCATGTAATTGATGAGCAATCGATTGACGAAGTCGCAGAACTTGCAGAATTTGTCGACGCGATCCTGCTCGACAGCGGAAATCCGAATCTTGCAGTAAAAGAACTTGGTGGTACAGGAAGACGACACGATTGGCGTCTGAGTCGAAGAATAGTCGAGACTTGCGGCAAGCCGGTTTTTCTTGCGGGCGGACTGAACGCGGAGAATGTCCGAGAAGCTATCGAAACGGTTCAGCCATTTGGTCTTGATCTTTGTTCAGGTGTGCGGACTGACGGGAAACTTGACCTGCGAAAGCTAGAGCAGTTTTTCAATGGTGTGAATCTATAAAATCAGAAGGATCAACCCATCCTTTTCGTTCGCTTGCGTAACCACCACCGGACTGATTTTCGTTCGCATTTCAAAATGCAGGTGACACAGATAGCGGCCATTCGCATTGCCTACCTTACCAATTTGCTCCCGTTTTTTGACCCCGCCGTCTCTTTTGAGGATCTCCAGCA is a window of Chloracidobacterium sp. DNA encoding:
- the lysC gene encoding lysine-sensitive aspartokinase 3 produces the protein MSETLHPTVMKFGGTSVGDVAAFERVFHVVSTQMDRKPVVIVSAMTKVTDALLDAVEIAKKGDFAEAIASLEPHFERHIEVSRLFIPADAPNAFNGELEFARNELSDLLMRVTRRSLPLQMLKDAIVSYGEQLSSRLLAEVLKAKGVNARQVDARRMIVTDDEYGAATPLVDETNELIKLELEPLINAGEVPIMGGFIAANRGGETTTLGRGGSDYSAALVAAALRAGELQIWTDVTGVMTCDPRICSEARTIPVLSYEEAAELAYFGAKVLHPKTIKPAVDNSIPVRVCNTFEPDAVGTMVLADSDEAPNKIKSIAHKKKITILRITSARKLGSYGFMSALFQVFERYRTVIDVISTSEVSVALTLDNTASLEQIVTELERLGDVEVEAGYGVICVVGEGLRAKTGLASSVFSTINDVNVALISHGASSVNLTFVVKEEYVADVIGRLHKEFF
- a CDS encoding M20/M25/M40 family metallo-hydrolase translates to MLMDLFELTKSLMNIPSVSGDEEMVGFYLRDYLESLGWTVELQAVSEKQSNVIAYLNDTPRVWLSTHMDTVPPFIAPTEDDEKIYGRGSCDAKGIIAAQIVAAEELRRQGIEDIGLLYTVEEERASTGAKVANDHPMAAKCEYLINGEPTDNDLAIGSKGAFRAKIKTQGKAAHSAYPEQGDSAIEKLLDILEDVRHTKFPHDDFFGETTCNIATLDGGVALNVIPPTAETGLLIRLTTPMEPIRDALTSLIRGRGELEVLSYSLPVRMLQVDGFKQKVVRFTTDIPHLGNWGQPLLLGPGSILVAHTKDEFVLKKGLEEAVGLYVELAKRLLTTKSQRAQS
- a CDS encoding dihydrodipicolinate reductase, encoding MKIALIGYGAMGKLIRALAEEKGHEIAVVIDDTDASLSAAELGEKLKCSDVAIDFTTAGAVRRNVEACVAAGVRLVEGTTGWNAQRAEIEQIVHGGDGAFVFGANFSIGVNIFYRIADLAAELFAKFPEYETFIEEQHHSRKLDSPSGTALKLKEILAEHIKKDISISTTRAGSIPGTHSVGFDGLADQILLEHTARSREGFASGALLAAEWIVGKKGFYEFTDVMDEIVGK
- a CDS encoding phosphoribosylanthranilate isomerase, whose translation is MKPRVKICCIANEQEAADAISFGASAIGLVGKMPSGPGPIADEEIYAIARTVPPPVATFLLTSQQTAQGIIDHHHRTKTNTIQIVDELHGRDYKVVRDALPHIKLVQVIHVIDEQSIDEVAELAEFVDAILLDSGNPNLAVKELGGTGRRHDWRLSRRIVETCGKPVFLAGGLNAENVREAIETVQPFGLDLCSGVRTDGKLDLRKLEQFFNGVNL